The genomic stretch CGGCAACGAAAGCGCCTCGCGCTTCGGCCTGACCGGCGCGGAAGACCTGGGCGGCGGCTACAAGGCCATCTTCACGCTCGAAAACGGTTTCACCACCAACACGGGCGCCCTGCAAGGCGGCCTCATGTTCGGGCGTCAGGCTTTCGTCGGCATGTCTACGCCTTACGGCACGCTCACGCTCGGCCGCCAGTATCTGACGCTCTCAGGCTATCTCGGCCAGTACGCCTCGGGCACCGACTGGGCCGCGCGTGGCGCGGGCTGGGGCTATCACCCGGCCGGTCTCGACGACGTGGACGGCACCGAGCGCGCCAACAACGCGATCAAGTTCGCGAGCGCGCGCTACCGCGGCTTCCAGGTGGGCGGCACCTACAGTCTCGGCGGCGTGGCGGGCAACACCACGCAGAACGAAATGATCTCCGCGGGCGTGGATTACGACGGCGGTCCGTTCAAGGCTTCGGCGGCCTATCTCTTCGTCAAGAATCCTAACTATGCGCTGTTCGGCAACAACGCCACGAGCAGCGCGACCGGCAACAACATGTCGGCGAGCCCGGTCTTCAGTGGCTACGCCACCGCCGCTTCGCAGCAGGTGATCGGCGCGGGCGCATCCTATGTGTTCGGCAAGTTCACCGTGGGCGGCATCTGGACCAATACGCGCTTCAACGATCTCGGCG from Paraburkholderia acidisoli encodes the following:
- a CDS encoding porin, giving the protein MKKPLFLIAACSVACAAHAQSSVTLYGIVDAGFRYVSNAGGKSQYALAGGNESASRFGLTGAEDLGGGYKAIFTLENGFTTNTGALQGGLMFGRQAFVGMSTPYGTLTLGRQYLTLSGYLGQYASGTDWAARGAGWGYHPAGLDDVDGTERANNAIKFASARYRGFQVGGTYSLGGVAGNTTQNEMISAGVDYDGGPFKASAAYLFVKNPNYALFGNNATSSATGNNMSASPVFSGYATAASQQVIGAGASYVFGKFTVGGIWTNTRFNDLGGTVVTGVTTPASQRGKSVTFNTGELNLKYRLTPSLQLGVAYEYTRASSYLGLSGASYQQWNIGADYALSKRTDLYLIGLRETAGGFDSTGQRAVAALTFATPSKSDAQAGALVGIRHLF